In the genome of Vicia villosa cultivar HV-30 ecotype Madison, WI linkage group LG7, Vvil1.0, whole genome shotgun sequence, one region contains:
- the LOC131617601 gene encoding uncharacterized protein LOC131617601 — protein sequence MRRTDREMAEQRRGPGRPRTRNVEPEQPSGSAGVPWQQMMQQMMQQNQMMAQMMQGMQGQQPPTQAPVPQAAAGPDFRAFFRMDPPEFVGGLDSLLAHDWLAGMERVFQAIQCTEEEKVIFATQKMKGPALRWWNTASTYFTTQEIPKDWQHFKVAFLEKYFPNSVRTRKEREFQNFKQGNMSVSEYAEKFEDLADYSRQAVYAPDELWKIDQFMMGLRADIAHSVSQREFTTYAECLRQCYVAENSLKRVQEETNQNSTNFREQGRSTQHLRPRNPPSKKKQVYGDQSAQPTYCRKCNRKHTGECTNSSVTCYECGEPGHISRFCPKKRASGKTAGRVYTLDARKAKGNNNLIAGGSRQDRGKGKMD from the exons atgcgtaggacagacagggagatggctgagcaacgcagaggtcccggaaggcccagaacaAGGAATGTGGAGCCCGAGCAACCATCCGGAAGTGCAGGCGTGCCTTGGCAACAGATGATGCAGCAGATGATGCAGCAAAACCAGATGATGgctcaaatgatgcaaggcatgcagggacaacaacctcctactcaagctcccgttcctcaagctgcagctggacctgactttcgtgccttcttcaggatggatcccccagagtttgttggcggacttgattcactcttggctcatgattggttagctggtatggagagggtgtttcaagctattcagtgtactgaagaagagaaggtgatctttgctactcagaagatgaagggaccagctcttaggtggtggaacactgcatCCACTTATTTCACCACTCAAGAGATTCCTAAGGATTGGCAACACTTCAAAGTGGCATTCTTGGAGAAGTATTTCCCTAATAGTGTGAGGACTCGGAAGGAAAGAGAATTCCAGAACTTCAAGCAAGGCAACATGTCTGTTTCAGAATATGCAGAGAAGTTCGAGGACTTGGCAGACTACTCCAGACAAGCTGTTTATGCCCcagatgaactatggaagattgatcaattcatgatgggtttgagggccgacattgctcatagtgtTTCCCAAAGAGAGTTCACCACTTATGCTGAATGTTTGAGGCAATGTTATGTTGCCGAAAACAGCTTGAAGAGGGTTCAAGAAGAGACGAACCAGAACAGCACTAATTTTAGGGAGCAAGGAAGGTCTACTCAACACTTGAGGCCCCGTAACCCTCCATCAAAGAAGAAGCAGGTTTATGGTGACCAATCAGCTCAACCGACTTATTGTCGCAAGTGTAATAGGAAGCATACCGGGGAGTGCACCAACTCTTCAGTGACTTGTTACGAGTGTGGCGAGCCAGGTCACATATCCAGATTCTGCCCCAAGAAGAGAGCTTCTGGGAAGACTGCAGGTCGTGTGTACACTCTGGATGCAAGAAAGGCCAAGGGAAACAACAAtctcattgcgg gCGGTTCGAgacaagatcgcggtaagggaaagatggattag